In the genome of Burkholderia sp. PAMC 26561, the window CCGACCAAAGCAAGCGTGACGGCACCACGCGCCACAACGACAGCGTCACGCTGGGCGTGCATTACTTCTTTTAAAGACAACTGGCGTTCAAAAAGCCCCGCTGAGCTGAAAGCTCATCGGGGCTTTTTTACGACCTGCTCGCAGATCGATCAGGTTGTGCATCGCGCGATATCGAAGCGCATTTCGGGTTCCGGCAATCCGCCGTAGTCCCGGTCAGATTTCTGCACCTTCACAGTCGACCCATAGTGCGACGGCGTCAATGTCACGAGCCACGCGTTCGGCCCGACCACGAGCTCCGAAGCGTTACCCGATTTCGATGTAGACACCGAAGGCAGCCGGTCCTCGAGGCAACTGAAGACCTCGGAAGGCGCACGCCGCGATGACACGTAGATCAGCGGGCTCGACGCGCGAAGTTCAGGTCCGCTCGTGGAACTGCACGCCGCGAGCGCAACGGCCGCGAACACTGCAGCCAATAAAGAACCGGAAAGAGCAAACGAAACAACGCGACTTGATATCATTGGCGGAAGACGTTGGTCAAAACAATGAGCGAATAGAGCGTAAACCGCTCGAAGAGGCAAGCGCGAATCACGACGACCGCAGCGCGGCGTGGCTGTACGGCGACTCGTGGGGGCATTGGAAAAAGAGCGGGAAAGCGCGCGATGCTATCATCGCCGGCATCCTGAAATAATGCGCTGCGGATACATCGATTTCGTATCGCGATTAGACGCGTACCGCGCGCCGACACACCAACGTTCCATGGCCATCACACTCAAGTCGCCTGCCGACATCGAAAAGCTGCGAATCTCCGGACGTCTCGCCGCAGAAGTCCTCGCAATGATCGGCGAGCACGTCAAGCCCGGCGTCACGACGGAAGAACTGGATGCGATCTGCAACCGCTTTATCGTCGATGAACTGAAGGCGATTCCGGCGAACGTGGGTTACATGGGCTTTACGAAGACCATTTGCACATCGGTGAACCACGTGGTCTGCCATGGAATTCCAAGCCCGCGTGAGTTGAAGGACGGCGATATCGTCAACATCGACGTCGCGATCATCAAGGACGGTTATTTCGGCGATACGAGCCGCATGTATTACGCGGGCACGCCGAGCCGCGATGCAAAGCGTCTTTGCGACACGACTTACGAAGCCATGGTCGCGGGCATTCGCGCCGTGCGTCCGGGCGCGACGCTCGGCGACGTGGGTCATGCGATCCAGACGGTGGCGAATCGCGAAGGGTACTCGATCGTGCGTGAGTATTGCGGCCACGGGATCGGGCGTGTTTATCACGAAGATCCACAAGTGCTGCACTACGGGCAGCCGGGCGCCGGCCTGCGGCTGAAACCGGGTCTTGTTTTCACCATCGAACCGATGGTGAACGCCGGTCGTGCTGCAACGCAACAATCGCGGGATGGCTGGACGGTTACAACGAAGGACCGGTCGCTCTCGGCGCAATGGGAGCACATGGTGGTCGTCACCGACGATGGCTTCGAGTTGCTTACGCCGTGGCCCGACGGCACGGGCGAATACGCGGCGCCCTGAGCGCATGCCTGCACCAAAGAACGTCATTGAGCCGGTCGCGCACGTTGCCTGCAATAATGATTTGACTCGTTTGCCTGTTCGGTTGAAGCTACTAATTAGACTACGCCGGCTAAGACAGCCTAAGAACATAGCCTAAGAAGACAGCTTAAGAAGCTTGTGAAAGCTTGAGAGAAAAACACCCGCATGAGTCCTTCACTTACTGTTCACCGGATCGCCGCGCATCAAGGCGCCGTCCTGCGCGAACTTCGCACGGCCTCGTTGCGCGAAGCACCGTATGCGTTCGGGGAGACGCTGGAGGAAGCCCTGTCCGCCGATGTCTCGAGCTTCGACGAAACGGCCGGTCGCCACGCGAACTCCGATATCACGGCGTCGTTCATCTTGTACACGGAAGGACATCCGGCGGGTCTCGTCGGCGCGTTCATCGAAGAGGCGGCTCAACCGCGCGCCTTCGTGTACGCGCTATGGGTGGCCCCGGCGGTGCGGCATCTGCGTGGCGGCGAGCTGCTGGTGAATGCGGCCACGCAATGGCTCGCGGAGCGCCGCGTGCACGACGTCTTTGCGTGGATCGCCGATGGCAACCGCAACGCCATGCGCTTTTACGAGCGCCTCGGCTTCGGTCCAACCGGCGAGCGGCGCCGCATTCCCGCGCATCCCGAGGAATTCGAGACGCTGCTCGTGCGGCGCGTGAGTGAACACACTGCGTAGCTGCCGAATGGGTAGTTGCCTGATCGGGTAGCGGCGAATAGCGTGTTTGCTGCAATCCTGGCAACAGGACGGGCCGTGCGTGATAACGTGGCCCGTCGTTCATATCCTCTTCGCTGTCCTCTTTCTTCCAGTTGAACTTCACGACGGCCCACTTTGTGACGGCAATCTGAAATTTTCCTGCTGCCCGCGCTCACGCCTGTAAAATACGCAAAAATTTTGGCTTTACCTATGTCGCTCAAAAAAACGCCCTTTTTCGAATTGCGCAGCGGCTCTGTCGACACGCTTTTGTTTGTCGTCAAGACTACCGACTTCGACGCGCTGCGCACGGAACTCACGCGGCGCTTCGAAGCGACTCCCGAGTTTTTCGCCAACGATACCGTCGCCATCGACGTGCGCAAGCTCGACGCCGGCGAACGCATATCGGTGAGCGAGCTTGCTGCGTTGCTCGACAGCGTGCGCATGCGCCCCATTGGCGTGGTCGCGCTGCCCGAACAGACGTGGGCCGCGGAAGGCACGTTGCCGCTGCTCGAAGCGCGCGACCGGCGCGGTGCGCCCAAGCCATCGGTCGACGCCAACGTCGAGAACACCGAAGCCGTTGCCGTGATCGAAGCCGCCGTCGCGCAGGCGCCGCCGCCGAGCGCGCCGGTGCCGAAGACGACGATCATCGACCGGCCGTTGCGTTCGGGGCAGCAGGTCTATGCGAAGGGCGATCTCGTCGTGCTCGGGCTCGTGAGCTACGGCGCGGAAGTGATCGCGGAAGGCAACATTCATATTTATGCGCCGTTGCGCGGCCGGGCGCTCGCGGGCGTGCACGGCAATCTCGATGCGCGCATTTTCTGCACGTGTCTTGAACCGGAACTGATTTCGATTGCCGGGATTTACAGGACGACGGAAACACCACTCGGCCCCGACGTCCTGGGCAAGCCGGTGCAGATCTGGCTCGACGAAGAAAAATTGATGATCGAACCGCTGCGGCTGACCTGAGTGGCCTGACAAGAATCAGCCAGGCGCGCCTGATGGGGACGGCGCGCTCTCGAACAGAACGCCAGCGGATTTAATTGACGAACACAAGGTACAGGAATGGCAAAAATCATTGTGGTGACATCGGGCAAGGGCGGCGTCGGCAAGACGACCACCAGCGCGAGTTTCTCATCGGCCCTCGCGTTGCGCGGGCACAAGACGGCCGTGATCGACTTCGATGTCGGCCTGCGCAATCTCGATCTCATCATGGGCTGCGAACGCCGCGTGGTGTACGACCTCATCAACGTGATCCAGGGTGAAGCGAACCTGAACCAGGCGCTGATCAAGGACAAGAAGTGCGAGAACCTGTTCATCCTGCCGGCATCGCAAACGCGCGACAAAGACGCGCTGACGCAGGACGGCGTGGAAAAGGTCATCAACGACCTGATCGCGATGGACTTCGAATACATCATCTGCGATTCGCCTGCTGGGATTGAATCGGGCGCGCTGCTCGCCATGCATTTCGCCGACGAAGCGTTGATCGTGACGAACCCGGAAGTGTCGTCCGTGCGTGACTCGGACCGCATTCTCGGCATTTTGTCGTCGAAGACCAAGCGCGCAATCGAGGGCAAGGAGCCCGTCAAGGAACATCTGCTGATCACGCGCTACAACCCGAAGCGCGTGAGCGAAGGCGAGATGCTGTCGCTTACCGACATCCAGGAAATCCTGCGCATCGACCTGATTGGCGTGATTCCGGAATCGGAAGCGGTGCTGCATGCATCGAACCAGGGTTTGCCGGCCGTGCACCTCGATGGCACTGATGTGGCTGAAGCGTACAAGGACATCGTTTCGCGCTTTCTCGGCGAAGAGAAGTCCCTGCGCTTTACCGATTATCAGAAGCCAGGTCTGTTGCAACGCATCTTCGGCAACAAGTAAGGGGACGCAATGTCGATTCTTTCGTTTTTGCTGGGCGAGAAAAAGAAGTCCGCTTCGGTCGCGAAGGAACGCTTGCAGTTGATCATCGCGCACGAGCGCGCGGGTGGCCAGCCGGCCGCTGATTATCTGCCGGCGTTGCAACGAGAACTCGTTGCCGTGATTTCCAAGTATGTGAAGATCTCAAGCGACGATATTCGCGTGAGCCTGGAACGTCAGGACGATCTCGAAGTGCTCGAGGTCAAGATCGAGATTCCATCGGCGTGAGATAACTCGAACGCTGATGAAAAAGCCGGAATCGATGTCTGATTCCGGCTTTCGCGTTTTTTCGGTTTATCGTTTGCGCGCCCGTGGTTGTTGAGCAGCGGCAAATTACATCAATATTCCGTTGCAGTTTAGCCATCGCGGTTACACGGGCGGTGTCGGCTAAAGCGCGGCCTCGCGCATTGATTGGGTATCGCCGCAGATTCACGGACGCGGCGAATCACTCAGGAGGCCGATCATGAAAATTCGTTTGTTAATCGCCCAGGCCGCCATTGTCATGGCCGGTGTCGCGGCTGTCGCGGGAACCGCTTCGGCTGAAGTCATCATCGTGGCGCCGAACGCGCCGCCGCCCGTGCGCATGGAGGCGGTGCCGCCGGCGCGTGTCGGATACGTGTGGGATCAGGGTCACTGGCGCTGGGAACACGGCCAGTACATGTGGAACCCGGGGCATTGGCAGGTTGAGCGCGTGGGGTATCACTGGGTGCCGGGGCACTGGATCGCACATCGCGGCGCGTGGCGTTATATGCAGGGGCATTGGGCCTGAGGTCGACCGGCTTTGACGTAGCCCTTTGAAGCGATGGGCGGCCGCAAAGCCGCCGCCCGCATACCGGAGCACCACATGAAAACGAAGCTTCTGATCATCACCTTGCTGGCGACGCTGCTTGGCGGTTGTATCGTCGTGCCGGCCCATTCCTATGCATACCGGCCGGCCGCGCGTGTCTACGTGTATTGAGTTTTATTTGACGGCCGGCGCTTCTGCATCGGCGGGTTCCTCGGGTTCTTCAGGCTCTTCTGGCACTTCCGGCGATGCCTTGGGCACAGGCACCGGCAACGGCGTCATATAACGCTCGGCGAGCGCCTCGTAAAGCGGCGGCGCGAAGAAGCGCGATACGCGGCTTGCGATCAGCGCCGTCCCCATCAGTGAAATCACGAGCGCGTGGCCGTTGATCATCTCCATGACAATTACAAACGACATGATCGGCGACTGCGTGACGGCCGCGAGATAGCCGACCATGCCGAGGGCGATGAGCATCGACAACTGCATGTCGCCGAAGACCATATGCAGCACGTTGCCGAAACCGGCGCCAATCGACAGCGACGGCGCGAAGATGCCGCCGGGAATGCCGGGCAGATATGACCCGATCATCGATACCATCTTGAGCAGCGGATAAAACACCGAGAGTTGTTCGTGGCCTTCCAGCAGACCACGTGCTTCGGCGTAACCGCTGCCGAACGTGGTGCCGCCCGAGACAACCCCGACGATGGCGATGATGAAGCCGCATATCATCGCGAAGACGACCGGCTTCGATGCATGCAATTCGCGCAGGCGCGCTGGAATCCATTTCGACGTATTCAGCAGCAGCCAGCAGAACACGCCACCCGCAATACCCGTCACGATCGCCGTCAACAATACGGCGAGCGCAAGGAGCTTGGGAAAATGTGCACCGACTTCGATGGTCCCGAAGTACGTGTAATTCCCGTTCAGCCCAAGGGCGACGATCCCCGCCAGGATGATGGCAGTGATCAGCACGCCGCTCGTGCGCGCTTCGAAGCTGCGCGTGAGTTCTTCGATTGCGAACACGATACCGGCAAGCGGCGTATTGAACGCAGCCGATAACCCCGCCGCCGCGCCCGCGAGCACCAGTTGCCGTTCGATGCGCGCGTTGGATCTCGGAAAGAGGCGGCGCAGGTTGTACATGAGCGCCGCTCCGACCTGTACGGTCGGCCCTTCACGACCGATGGTGAAGCCGCCGAGGATCGCGAGAAAGGAGATGCCGACCTTGGCGACCACGATTCCCGGCGACAACAACCGCGTTCCCAGTCCCGGCGGACTGTGCAATACCGCGATGACCTGAGGAATGCCGCTGCCTTCCGAGCCGCGAAAAAACTTGCGCGTGAGCCAGACGGACAACGCGGCGACAGCCGGGGTGAGAATGAGCGGAAGCCAGACGTGGTCGTGCTGAAGCGCGCGGAAGGTGTTGTACCCCCAGTCGATCAAACGCGCGTAAAGCACCGCGACCAGCCCGACCACAATCGCGCCGACCCAGAAAATGCCGTACCGATACCAGAGACTGCGTGCGCGGCGGACGGTCAGCCGGGGGAGGGAACTGAACCTGCGATTCATAGGCAATGAGCCATGCGACCGGCTGTCGGCAAAGGCATGATTATAACGACGCGTGTAACAGCTCCGAATTTAATCCGCTTAAAAGGGTTATATCGATTCGGACCGCAAAGAAAAATGGGACGCTGGCTTAGTGCCTGCGTCCCATAAACACTCTCGTCGGGGTGGCGAGAGCGGAGAGAAAATCGAAAGTAAAAAGTAATTATTAGGTTCAGGCGTTTGTATAATGCGCAAACGTTTGAACAGACGCGCAGGCTAATGAAAGAATTATCGACTAGTGTTAGAGAAACCCGGAACGAACGGTGGTACTTAATTCAAACCGTACGTGGAATTTTTCCAGAGCGTGAGTCAATACGAACGACTTGGCGGCAGTGGACTCGCTCAATACCGTCGAGCGCTACTGCCACAATTAGCCTCGAATCTGTTCAAGGTTTGTTTGAGTATAGGCAGCTCGGGCCGGTACGCAAGTTGCGATTGTCACGGCGAGCTTGTGTGACGCACCTTTCCCGCTGTAAGTGAATGATCTGACGGGAATTTTTCAAACGCGTTCAGTACTAACCCGCATCTACAGGTTGAACCTGAATTTGAACCTTTGGCGTTGTCGCAGACACGTTGTTTCCACGGAGTCGCACCCATGAGTTCCCCGAATCGCCGCTCCCTCGAAGTTGATTTTTTCCGGGGGCTCGTGCTGCTTGTCATTGCCGTTGACCACATTTCGGGAAGCGTCCTGTCGCGCTTCACGCTGCACAGCTATGCATTCTGCGATTCCGCTGAGGTATTTGTATTTTTGGGCGGCTATGCATCGGCGGCAGCTTATACATCGATTGAATCGAACCGCAGCCATTCGGCCGCGCTCCGGCGCTTCTTGAAGCGGAGCTGGGAGATCTATCGTGCATATCTGTTCACCGCGGTCATGATGCTATTAGGCGGCGCGCTGCTGATGTGGATGCGCATTGACACCCCCATGCTGCAAATCACCGAATGGCCGGCTTTTCTCGCCCGGCCGCTCAGCCTTTCCTTCGATATCGCCACGTTGCGGCATCAGCCGTATTTGTCGTCGGTGCTGCCGATGTACGCCATGTTCGCGCTCGCCGTGCCGTTCGTCGTGCCGCTTGCGGAGAAAAAGCCCGTTGTCGTGCTGTTCGGCAGTCTGGGCATGTGGCTGTTCGCGTCGTCGCTTGCGCAGTGGCTGCCTTCGGCCTACGCCGAGGGCTGGTCGTTCAACCCGTTCGCTTGGCAATTGATGTTCGTGCTGGGCCTGCTTTCGCGGGTTCAGCCGATCAGCGCCGAATTCCACAACTCGAAAACGGCGCGTTGGCTGACGCGCGCCGCGATCCTGGTGTTCCTGACGTTCGCATTCGCCAAGCTGTTCCTTGAGACGCAAGCGCCGCCGGGATACATGAAGCAGAACCTCGCGACGCTGCGCATCGTGAGTTTTGTGGTGGTTGCGTGGCTGTTCGCGCAGGCCGTGCACGCAGGGTGGATTCGATCGCTCGCGCAGGCTTTGCCTAGCGTGGTGAACGTCGGCAAGCAGGGACTCGTGTGTTTTATTGCCGGCGCTTGCATGTCGCTGGTCATTGATTCCGCGTTGCGCGTCGTATCGCTCGGATCGTACCAATGGATGGCCGGGCTGACCGGCGACGCCATTGCTATCGGCACGCTGATCTGGCTCGCGGCATTCTGGCGCGACCGGAAGGCCGCCCAGCTCAACCGCGTGCCCAAACATCCCGCCGTGCCGGCGCATGCAACCAACCGGCGGGATCGATAAAACGTCGAAGCAGCGTCAGAGCTTGATCCCGCGCGTCTCACGCATGCACAGGACGCCGATCAAGCTGAGTGCGGCCGCCGCGGAAACGTAACCGCCAACCCACGTCAGGCCGCCGCGATTCGCCAGCAATTGCGCGATATACGGCGCCACCGACGCACCCAGAATCCCGCCGAGGTTGTACGCCACGCCCGCGCCGGTGTAGCGCACGTTGGTCGGGAACAGCTCGGGCAAGAGCGCGCCCATCGGGGC includes:
- the minC gene encoding septum site-determining protein MinC; translation: MSLKKTPFFELRSGSVDTLLFVVKTTDFDALRTELTRRFEATPEFFANDTVAIDVRKLDAGERISVSELAALLDSVRMRPIGVVALPEQTWAAEGTLPLLEARDRRGAPKPSVDANVENTEAVAVIEAAVAQAPPPSAPVPKTTIIDRPLRSGQQVYAKGDLVVLGLVSYGAEVIAEGNIHIYAPLRGRALAGVHGNLDARIFCTCLEPELISIAGIYRTTETPLGPDVLGKPVQIWLDEEKLMIEPLRLT
- a CDS encoding YXWGXW repeat-containing protein; this encodes MKIRLLIAQAAIVMAGVAAVAGTASAEVIIVAPNAPPPVRMEAVPPARVGYVWDQGHWRWEHGQYMWNPGHWQVERVGYHWVPGHWIAHRGAWRYMQGHWA
- the minE gene encoding cell division topological specificity factor MinE is translated as MSILSFLLGEKKKSASVAKERLQLIIAHERAGGQPAADYLPALQRELVAVISKYVKISSDDIRVSLERQDDLEVLEVKIEIPSA
- a CDS encoding GNAT family N-acetyltransferase codes for the protein MSPSLTVHRIAAHQGAVLRELRTASLREAPYAFGETLEEALSADVSSFDETAGRHANSDITASFILYTEGHPAGLVGAFIEEAAQPRAFVYALWVAPAVRHLRGGELLVNAATQWLAERRVHDVFAWIADGNRNAMRFYERLGFGPTGERRRIPAHPEEFETLLVRRVSEHTA
- a CDS encoding OpgC domain-containing protein — encoded protein: MSSPNRRSLEVDFFRGLVLLVIAVDHISGSVLSRFTLHSYAFCDSAEVFVFLGGYASAAAYTSIESNRSHSAALRRFLKRSWEIYRAYLFTAVMMLLGGALLMWMRIDTPMLQITEWPAFLARPLSLSFDIATLRHQPYLSSVLPMYAMFALAVPFVVPLAEKKPVVVLFGSLGMWLFASSLAQWLPSAYAEGWSFNPFAWQLMFVLGLLSRVQPISAEFHNSKTARWLTRAAILVFLTFAFAKLFLETQAPPGYMKQNLATLRIVSFVVVAWLFAQAVHAGWIRSLAQALPSVVNVGKQGLVCFIAGACMSLVIDSALRVVSLGSYQWMAGLTGDAIAIGTLIWLAAFWRDRKAAQLNRVPKHPAVPAHATNRRDR
- the map gene encoding type I methionyl aminopeptidase, giving the protein MAITLKSPADIEKLRISGRLAAEVLAMIGEHVKPGVTTEELDAICNRFIVDELKAIPANVGYMGFTKTICTSVNHVVCHGIPSPRELKDGDIVNIDVAIIKDGYFGDTSRMYYAGTPSRDAKRLCDTTYEAMVAGIRAVRPGATLGDVGHAIQTVANREGYSIVREYCGHGIGRVYHEDPQVLHYGQPGAGLRLKPGLVFTIEPMVNAGRAATQQSRDGWTVTTKDRSLSAQWEHMVVVTDDGFELLTPWPDGTGEYAAP
- a CDS encoding chloride channel protein, whose protein sequence is MNRRFSSLPRLTVRRARSLWYRYGIFWVGAIVVGLVAVLYARLIDWGYNTFRALQHDHVWLPLILTPAVAALSVWLTRKFFRGSEGSGIPQVIAVLHSPPGLGTRLLSPGIVVAKVGISFLAILGGFTIGREGPTVQVGAALMYNLRRLFPRSNARIERQLVLAGAAAGLSAAFNTPLAGIVFAIEELTRSFEARTSGVLITAIILAGIVALGLNGNYTYFGTIEVGAHFPKLLALAVLLTAIVTGIAGGVFCWLLLNTSKWIPARLRELHASKPVVFAMICGFIIAIVGVVSGGTTFGSGYAEARGLLEGHEQLSVFYPLLKMVSMIGSYLPGIPGGIFAPSLSIGAGFGNVLHMVFGDMQLSMLIALGMVGYLAAVTQSPIMSFVIVMEMINGHALVISLMGTALIASRVSRFFAPPLYEALAERYMTPLPVPVPKASPEVPEEPEEPEEPADAEAPAVK
- the minD gene encoding septum site-determining protein MinD, with amino-acid sequence MAKIIVVTSGKGGVGKTTTSASFSSALALRGHKTAVIDFDVGLRNLDLIMGCERRVVYDLINVIQGEANLNQALIKDKKCENLFILPASQTRDKDALTQDGVEKVINDLIAMDFEYIICDSPAGIESGALLAMHFADEALIVTNPEVSSVRDSDRILGILSSKTKRAIEGKEPVKEHLLITRYNPKRVSEGEMLSLTDIQEILRIDLIGVIPESEAVLHASNQGLPAVHLDGTDVAEAYKDIVSRFLGEEKSLRFTDYQKPGLLQRIFGNK